The Geothrix sp. genome window below encodes:
- the moaA gene encoding GTP 3',8-cyclase MoaA, translating to MLPSFPLPPTSQPPRMLRLKDGLKDGLDRGITYLRVSVTEQCNLACVYCKPRTGALERAEPPAMSRNEVVQLVKVFTRLGIRKVRLTGGEPLMRRDLETLVAGISPEVEGRVHLTTNGIHLARRARGLRDAGLCGVNVSLDAAERGAFERLTGKDGLAKVLAGLEAARAAGLKAKLNAVVLRGWNDDQILPLARLAQTEGIQVRFIEFMPYQGNGWGKDQFMPADEILRTVQEGLGTALEEEPVVGLEEGPARIFRLTGSEGKVGVISTLSADFCDRCNRVRLTSRGELKACLFGNRPVGLLEPLRNHASHEELAHLIRQALTEKLDCHPMRRGQTPEFAGGMWQVGG from the coding sequence GTGCTTCCCTCCTTCCCCTTGCCGCCGACCAGCCAGCCCCCCCGCATGCTCCGGCTCAAGGACGGTCTCAAGGATGGTCTGGACCGGGGCATCACCTACCTGCGCGTGTCGGTGACGGAGCAGTGCAACCTGGCCTGCGTCTATTGCAAGCCGCGGACCGGCGCCCTCGAGCGCGCCGAACCCCCGGCCATGAGCCGCAATGAAGTGGTGCAATTGGTGAAGGTCTTCACCCGCCTGGGCATTCGCAAGGTCCGGCTGACCGGCGGCGAGCCCCTGATGCGCCGCGACCTGGAGACCCTCGTGGCGGGCATCAGCCCCGAGGTCGAAGGCCGCGTGCACCTCACCACCAACGGCATCCACCTGGCCCGCCGGGCCCGGGGCCTGCGCGACGCCGGACTCTGCGGCGTGAATGTGAGCCTGGATGCGGCCGAGCGCGGTGCCTTCGAGCGGCTCACGGGGAAAGATGGCCTCGCCAAGGTGCTCGCGGGCCTTGAAGCTGCGCGAGCCGCCGGTCTCAAGGCCAAGCTGAACGCCGTGGTGCTGCGGGGCTGGAACGACGATCAGATCCTCCCCCTGGCGCGTCTCGCCCAGACCGAGGGGATCCAGGTCCGCTTCATCGAGTTCATGCCCTACCAGGGCAATGGCTGGGGCAAGGACCAGTTCATGCCCGCCGACGAGATCCTCCGCACGGTCCAGGAAGGCCTGGGCACCGCGCTGGAGGAGGAGCCCGTCGTGGGCCTGGAGGAAGGCCCCGCGCGGATCTTCCGCCTGACCGGGAGCGAAGGCAAGGTGGGCGTCATCTCCACCCTCAGCGCCGATTTCTGCGACCGCTGCAACCGGGTGCGTCTCACCAGCCGCGGGGAGTTGAAGGCCTGCCTCTTCGGGAATAGGCCGGTGGGTCTGCTGGAGCCCTTGCGAAACCACGCCTCCCACGAGGAACTCGCCCACCTCATCCGCCAGGCCCTCACCGAGAAGCTGGACTGCCACCCCATGCGCCGCGGACAAACGCCCGAGTTCGCCGGAGGCATGTGGCAGGTCGGCGGATGA
- a CDS encoding sensor histidine kinase, with protein MLPRRTILLWLWLGFTTAILPLLGQQPAFRRYGLRDGLPQSQVTALLEDHRGFLWVGTNTGGVARLGASGFRTFAGPQGLKALFIRGLMEDASGGIWVASQEGVSEIRGETVLNYGPAQGLETSDAVALGLDDQDRVLVGTRRGLFRLEAGRFHTVQLPAPWPGGPIRRLARDHAKGLWIVGQDTLVARWDAQGLHPYPLPPTPAGTRIRDLQVDPKGRAWLLLDTALLRMERGQWVKEPLANLPPSPRMVSLRFDARGDGYQITLGGDGVLVKEEGQHARLLTAAMGLPRDRIFVAMRDRRGVLWVGSDGDGLAAQALPGLWTVDGAAQLAGKDLAAVTAVQELGGGRYLLGSSTGLYQVDEGRGLTGHWTTANGMPANPIWELLQDGRGGVWVGTDRGLAHWKAGRVASAGPKEMSRVAVLTLIHHAGTILAGTDQGLFELDLQGRLRAHLRLPPEIGEESIPDILPYQGRLLLATSSGLWERVDGRLQRSFTDAPFAASTVTAITLDARGRLWIGTMKGLHVWMDGHWASFGIADGLPDEGINFIVDVGQGRMAIGHNKGVTFLEGRSLHHLSRSQGLISEETNHDGFLLDSKGRFWIGMIGGVCILQDVRTFRNAPLPAPALLEVRWPGGSQVPPVTAQVPPRPDFLDLSFDTGDPLVPSRISYQAYLQGVDDGWRPVSQSLTLQYRNLKAGFYRFHLRASTDGVTWTEGAPVSIEVAPAWYERWLVRGLLGLALVALLGWILWLRVHALAQRARDLEETIEDRTLLLARQNRALEQAHQQIKRSLEERLKLLDMVTHDLRSPLTTILLTLDRLHDLVPGHTNLLDVMEREANRIEALARNLLDQSRSEALLQSLKLVPIPPAEVTEGFEEVLRLKTEAAGLHFHLEISPETERVDILADPATLQQVMLNLFENALKFTPEGGQVGLRSTVDRAGAAWVLEVWDTGRGLDPAKIQELLQPFGQTQAGDAAKGWGLGLSICQSIVDAHHGELKIDSEPGQGARFRVVLPLCTETP; from the coding sequence GCCTTGTTCATCCGGGGGCTCATGGAAGATGCCTCTGGCGGCATCTGGGTCGCCAGCCAGGAAGGCGTCTCCGAAATCCGCGGTGAAACCGTCCTGAACTACGGCCCGGCCCAGGGGCTGGAGACTTCCGATGCCGTCGCCTTGGGCCTGGATGATCAGGACCGCGTGCTGGTGGGCACCCGCCGGGGGCTGTTCCGGCTGGAGGCCGGCCGCTTCCACACCGTGCAGCTGCCGGCGCCCTGGCCCGGCGGCCCCATCCGGCGGCTGGCCCGAGACCACGCCAAGGGACTTTGGATCGTGGGCCAGGACACCCTTGTGGCCCGCTGGGATGCCCAGGGCCTCCACCCGTATCCCCTGCCGCCCACGCCCGCCGGGACCCGCATCCGCGATCTGCAGGTGGATCCGAAGGGACGGGCCTGGCTCCTGCTGGACACCGCGCTCCTGCGCATGGAGCGGGGCCAGTGGGTGAAGGAGCCGCTGGCGAACCTGCCGCCTTCTCCCCGCATGGTCAGCCTGCGCTTCGATGCGCGGGGGGACGGCTACCAGATCACCCTGGGCGGCGACGGCGTGCTGGTGAAGGAGGAGGGCCAGCATGCCCGGCTGCTGACCGCCGCCATGGGCCTGCCAAGAGATCGGATCTTCGTCGCCATGCGCGACCGTCGCGGGGTGCTCTGGGTGGGCTCCGACGGCGACGGCCTCGCGGCTCAGGCGCTGCCCGGGCTCTGGACCGTGGACGGCGCTGCCCAGCTGGCGGGCAAAGACCTGGCCGCCGTCACCGCCGTGCAGGAACTGGGCGGTGGGCGTTACCTCTTGGGCTCCAGCACGGGCCTCTACCAGGTGGACGAGGGACGGGGGCTCACCGGGCACTGGACCACCGCCAACGGCATGCCGGCCAACCCGATCTGGGAGTTGCTCCAGGACGGGCGCGGCGGCGTGTGGGTGGGCACGGACCGCGGTCTCGCCCATTGGAAAGCGGGGCGCGTGGCTTCGGCCGGCCCGAAGGAGATGTCCCGGGTGGCCGTCCTGACCTTGATCCACCATGCCGGGACGATCCTCGCCGGTACCGATCAGGGGCTCTTTGAACTCGATCTCCAGGGCCGCCTGCGCGCCCACCTCCGCCTGCCTCCGGAGATCGGCGAGGAGTCGATTCCGGACATCCTCCCCTACCAGGGCCGCCTGCTGCTGGCCACCTCGTCGGGCCTCTGGGAGCGTGTGGATGGGCGCCTCCAGCGCAGCTTCACCGACGCGCCCTTCGCCGCCTCCACGGTGACCGCCATCACGCTGGATGCCCGCGGGCGCCTCTGGATCGGCACCATGAAGGGCCTGCATGTCTGGATGGACGGCCACTGGGCCAGCTTCGGCATTGCGGACGGCCTGCCGGACGAGGGCATCAACTTCATCGTGGATGTGGGCCAGGGACGCATGGCCATCGGCCACAACAAGGGCGTGACTTTCCTCGAGGGACGCTCCCTCCACCACCTGAGTCGAAGCCAGGGCCTGATTTCCGAAGAAACGAACCACGACGGGTTCCTGCTGGATTCCAAGGGGCGCTTCTGGATCGGCATGATCGGCGGGGTCTGCATCCTGCAGGATGTCCGGACTTTCCGGAACGCCCCCTTGCCCGCGCCCGCCCTGCTCGAAGTGCGGTGGCCGGGCGGATCCCAGGTGCCCCCGGTCACCGCCCAGGTGCCGCCCCGCCCCGACTTCCTCGATCTCAGCTTCGACACGGGGGATCCTCTGGTGCCCTCCCGGATCTCCTACCAGGCCTACCTGCAGGGCGTGGATGACGGTTGGCGGCCCGTGAGCCAGAGCCTCACGCTCCAGTACCGGAACCTCAAGGCGGGCTTCTACCGGTTCCACCTCCGGGCCTCCACCGATGGCGTGACCTGGACTGAAGGCGCTCCGGTCTCCATCGAGGTGGCGCCGGCCTGGTACGAGCGCTGGCTCGTGCGGGGCCTGCTGGGCCTCGCCCTCGTCGCCCTGCTGGGCTGGATCCTCTGGCTGCGCGTTCACGCCCTCGCCCAGAGGGCCCGCGACCTGGAGGAGACCATCGAGGACCGCACCCTCCTGCTCGCCCGCCAGAACCGCGCCCTGGAACAGGCCCACCAGCAGATCAAGCGCAGCCTGGAAGAGCGGCTGAAGCTGCTGGACATGGTCACGCACGATCTCCGCTCGCCGCTCACCACGATCCTCCTCACCCTCGACCGCCTGCACGACCTCGTCCCCGGCCACACCAACCTCCTCGATGTGATGGAGCGGGAGGCCAACCGCATCGAGGCGCTGGCTCGGAACCTGCTCGACCAGAGCCGGTCCGAGGCACTGCTCCAGAGCCTCAAGCTGGTACCGATCCCGCCTGCGGAGGTCACCGAGGGCTTCGAGGAGGTGCTGCGGCTCAAGACGGAAGCCGCGGGCCTCCACTTCCATCTGGAGATCTCCCCCGAGACCGAGCGGGTCGACATCCTGGCCGACCCCGCCACCCTCCAGCAGGTGATGCTCAACCTCTTCGAGAACGCCCTCAAGTTCACGCCGGAAGGCGGCCAGGTGGGCCTCCGGTCCACGGTGGACCGGGCCGGGGCCGCCTGGGTCCTTGAGGTCTGGGACACGGGCCGCGGCCTAGATCCGGCCAAGATCCAGGAACTGCTCCAGCCCTTCGGACAGACCCAGGCCGGGGATGCCGCCAAGGGCTGGGGGCTGGGACTCTCCATCTGCCAGAGCATCGTCGATGCCCACCACGGCGAGCTGAAGATCGACAGCGAACCTGGCCAGGGCGCGCGGTTCCGGGTGGTCCTGCCCCTCTGCACCGAAACCCCCTGA
- a CDS encoding NTP transferase domain-containing protein, which yields MTSGEAGLLLLSGGRSRRMGAAKHALTHPDGGSWGGYLVRVFESVFPGAPIRVLGALLPDRPDLPVFDDPRQGPAAALRTWALTEAASPRRWWVVACDQVRWTPARLEAWAQRAESADPEAARWVLAQHGGHLQPLGGWLPDRFRPRLAAAPHRSLVALAEALPHLLLPCDGPEWIDVDTPEERREFEAGS from the coding sequence ATGACCTCCGGGGAGGCGGGCCTGCTGCTCCTGAGCGGGGGGCGCAGCCGCCGCATGGGCGCCGCGAAGCACGCGCTGACGCACCCGGATGGCGGCAGCTGGGGAGGGTACCTGGTGCGGGTCTTCGAGTCCGTGTTCCCAGGGGCGCCGATCCGGGTGCTCGGTGCCCTCCTGCCCGATCGACCCGACCTGCCGGTCTTTGACGATCCGCGCCAGGGCCCGGCCGCGGCTCTGCGGACCTGGGCTTTGACCGAGGCCGCCTCACCCCGGCGGTGGTGGGTGGTGGCCTGCGACCAGGTGCGCTGGACCCCGGCCCGGCTCGAGGCCTGGGCGCAGCGGGCCGAAAGCGCGGATCCCGAGGCCGCCCGCTGGGTGCTGGCGCAGCACGGGGGCCACCTCCAGCCCCTCGGCGGGTGGCTCCCGGACCGTTTCAGGCCCCGCCTCGCCGCGGCCCCGCACCGATCCCTCGTGGCCCTGGCAGAAGCCCTTCCCCATCTCCTCCTGCCCTGCGACGGGCCCGAGTGGATCGATGTGGACACCCCGGAAGAACGGCGCGAGTTCGAGGCGGGAAGCTAA